The genomic interval TAAATTATGTAACAAGAATATCCTTATTGCCAGACGACTGGGTGAAATGTTTCCATTTCCTTACGAGAAGAGTCCATTAATGATATATCACAGTAAATCATTAACACACATTCCTGTAATATTATCAATGAGGAAGAGGTTCAGGGGCTCCGACTGTGAGATTTGATAGGGCACTATGTGGTTCAAAGGACGTGTCCTGAAGCCAACTATTACCTTAATGGACACTGACAGCAATGTATTAAGAACAATGCACTTTGTGTCTTTTTTCCCTTCAGCTTAAACATTAACTTACTATTACACCGAGTATAAAAGAGTCTTTCTGAAAACGTTTCTCAGTACCAGAACGTAAATGTTTCACAGCCCAGTGCTCAGCCATTAGAGCCACGGCTCAAAATTTTGAAGTTGAAGGAGCTATGTTGTAATTTTAACAagttataggctatatataggtTTAAGGACAAGTTCATAAAGAATTTTGATGTCATGAGATCAACTAATGCTTGATGATGTTCTTCAATACTGTAGAGTTGTTAGTAGATATACACATACGTATTTAATATACCTTCctctgcacatacagtattagGCTATGCCAGCTCAGCAGCTACCTGTAAGAAATACTCAAAGAAGCACAAACTTCATAAAAATCATTGTTTTTGGGGTTGTTTATTGGTGCAGTACATATACAAATGGTTGGATAGAGCAACAATATGTATATAATATTTATCATATAGCCTAATATATACCTTTTTCATTTATTATGTATATTTAGCCTACCTTTTTTAACCTTAAATCAACAGAATTCTTCAACTTTTCATGAACCCATACTTTTCCTTATGACTATAAAAATATATCTAAAAACATCATAGTATTAATAACAATGGGTTACAAAGTATTCATATAGCCTGTACAACACTATTTTAAAGTTTCAAAATGGCAATCATGCCAGGAAGTTCATATCCATCATGATAGTCACGTAAAATCAACCATGGCAGGTCTTTCTGAAAAAGTTGTGAGCATATGTTTACATTGATCTACAGTATACACCTGCCAATGCCGACTTTCTGTGAATTCTTCCATTGCCTCACAGATGCATGGAACACACAGACGGGTATAATCTGTTACATGGGATATCATTCCAGCCAAGTGGCcctatgggaaaaaaaacatttttagtacAATGGCTTAATTCAATGTGCTATAGTTCATGTAGGCCTGGATGCAAtttctactgtacagtatgccacAGCCTTAAGATGTAATGCTACTTTTCTCCTTGTATGGTATGTACGGTACAATCATCAATTAGAACTACTGTAAGTACAAAATACATTCCAAGAGATGTATAGGATTTTGGGACAATAAATTATATTGTGTGGACTGTACCTCCCCAGTTAAAATGCAGGCAATGCTCAATTTTTTCAAGATTATTGGGCTCTGCAGTATTCCAGTGAGAGTAGTCAAACCTGGATCCATCACTCCACAGCCACAGACCCTCCTGGGAAAAAAGTATATATTTATTACTACCTACAAACCGGATGTGTTGTTTTACATCAAAACTAATCAACAATACAATGCAACAATTTATTGTACTGTCCTTTAGTTAAATGAATTTCTTTAACATAGGACACGTAGGAAAAAAGTATGACTCCAACGCCTGTTCATATTTTGTCTTGGTATTAAGCCAGTAATTTGATGGATGTACTATGTGGTGGGAACTGGTCTCAATAAAAAAGTGTACCTATGACAGTCCAAAGGTCAAAATCCTTCAAGTCATGGACAATACTCAGTAACGTCTAGCGTCTACATCAGTAATACGTAATGTCTAACGTCTACATCCACCTTCCAAGTGTCACCttgactttttacatttttacagtaTGTACCTGAGCAGCATCACACCCTCCGATCCAGGTGACAGGTGTGCTTTGAGTGTTCTTGCGTACCAGGTCCTGAACAAAGTAGTACTCATTTCTGCTATGCACGGATGCCAGGTTTCCTCCCATCATAACACAGTATCGCTAAAAGCACAGAATTGTATTTAGAATACTGAAAGCAATGATTACTCAGGCAGATTAAATGGGTGTGTTAAGAAGGTGGATAAAGGAGTGTCTACTGtgcatcagtaggcctacacacctcAGCCTCAGCCCAAGTTCTTGTCGTGGAGACGAACTTAAAGCAACGTCTCTCATAACGTTGCCATCCCCATGGGCAGGACTCCAAAGCAGTCCTTGCTAACCCTGAGGattaaaaaacaacagtaacagtcAGAACTATAGGCAAAGCaacacttttaaaacaaagtGATTTCATTAATGACTCTGTACTCACCAAAAGAGTGAACTTCAACTTCTTGTTCAAATACATCTGTTTTCAATACAGTACAAAGGCATATTAAGTCGCAAGGGAAAGAACTCAACAATCAGTGACTGAATCATTAGGTTAATCAGTCATTCAATTACTCAATCAATTAAATATTGTCTTTGTACACACCATTGGTGATGTCTGCTCCACAGCCAATGACGAGGGCAGAGAGGAAAATAAAGCTGGCTTGGCCAATCATGCTGTTGAACCAAttagacacagacacatccatgtatcagtgtattcattcattcaatccaTGCACATCGAATAAAGTTAAagaaacatttttgaaaagttGCAGTGCATTTCTTACGGTATGTTTGTATGACAGTGAAATGTAAAATTTAGAAAAAGCATGTCTAAGAAAAGCCTGTAGAACAGTTACAGATCAAAAACATTGAACATGCCAATCTCAGCATATATATGTCTTGATGACATAGTACTTAATTAAAAAGCTATACCTTATAGTGTTGTGATGATGTGAGATGATGTGAAACATTTACGTTCTGGTACTGAGAAACGTTTTCAGAAAGACTCTTTTATACTCGGTGTAATAGTAAGTTAATGTTTAAGCTGAAGGGAAAAAAGACACAAAGTGCATTGTTCTTAATACATTGCTGTCAGTGTCCATTAAGGTAATAGTTGGCTTCAGGACACGTCCTTTGAACCACATAGTGCCCTATCAAATCTCACAGTCGGAGCCCCTGAACCTCTTCCTCATTGATAATATTACAGGAATGTGTGTTAATGATTTACTGTGATATATCATTAATGGACTCTTCTCGTAAGGAAATGGAAACATTTCACCCAGTCGTCTGGCAATAAGGATATTCTTGTTACATAATTTAGGGTTAagattaaggttagggttagggttagatatGGGTTAGGTAGGCTATATGGCAGATGTAGACTGACAGTTTCAACATACAGTAGACAGATGCAATTATCATCAACACACATACAAGTCAATAGATACAATTACCATCATCACACATCAAATCTGCAATAAAAAGTTTGGACTAAATACATAGGCATTAACAGATGACACATGCATAGCCTATATTTGAATGATGCATCCTTTGAAACAGATATCGTGTGAATATACCAGGCCGAGGGTGCTGTGGCACCATGCACTAAGACACCTGTACCATATATCGTATGGACAACACTGCCcatggcaggggggggggggatcacttCTATTCCTTTTCACACTGAAAACTATTTTCATGACGAAGCAGCAAGAGCTTGCATATTGAATAGTCCTTCAATGGCATGAGCCATGTGCACAGGTTTACctgatccctgtgtgtgtgtgtgtgtgtgtgtgtgtgtgtgtgtgtgtgtgtgtgtgtgtgtgtgtgtgtgtgtgtgtgtgtgtgtgtgtgtgtgtgtgtgtgtgtgtgtgtgtgtgtgtgtgtgtgtgtgcgcgtgtgtgtgtgcagtgactgACACACACCTATCCCTCCGGCTACTCAAAATAGGACAACAGGGATGAGTCACTAAGTCACTAAGTGTTATTAAATACTAATGTTGGAGAAGAAAAGCTCTTCCTGTGAAATGAACATCTTAacaatgtgtgtgtcttgtctattCATACCACACGAGAGTCAGTGTTTCCCTAACCTGTCATTCAGGTAGgcaacaattacattacattactgtacacgtagctgatgcttttatccaaagtgacttattgGTTGGTGCGTTGCTCACTACCATGGTGGGAGGCAGGCAGTGGTAAGTACACCTCCCTCCTGAATCCTCAgcgcggtagcgttgggctatcaaaccggccctttagctcagcgagcttgtactgtgactcccattggcgtaccgatgtagttgacgacgTGGCaagttcgcgccccgagggggataAACTGCGCAGGAACACTTCCGTCACAATGGTGCCGTggcccggatgggagtgaggtttaggggggaaaGAGTTACGGAGGTCAACTAGTAGAGTtcggcgtggaatgttagtacacctccctcccgaagcctcaatacagtgcggtagcgttgggccaTCGCACCGGCCCTTTAGCTTACCGCGtttgtactgtgactcccattgccgaaccgatgtagttgacgaggtggcaggctcacgccccgagggggacgaactgtgcaggaacacctccatcacacatgtatgcatttatatatttatatatctaaACATGTATATTTTATCATAGATACCCACAGTGCCAGGCAACCATTCCaatgacaaacaaaaaataaatagataaataaataaataaacaaacaaacacggaaTTATCTTGCGTGACGTTTGTCAAACAGATGTTGATTTATCTTTTTCCAGAGACATGCAATGGTCTAC from Engraulis encrasicolus isolate BLACKSEA-1 chromosome 17, IST_EnEncr_1.0, whole genome shotgun sequence carries:
- the LOC134467600 gene encoding ladderlectin-like; the protein is MGVTVQTRSFPCDLICLCTVLKTDVFEQEVEVHSFGLARTALESCPWGWQRYERRCFKFVSTTRTWAEAERYCVMMGGNLASVHSRNEYYFVQDLVRKNTQSTPVTWIGGCDAAQEGLWLWSDGSRFDYSHWNTAEPNNLEKIEHCLHFNWGGPLGWNDIPCNRLYPSVCSMHL